The Carnobacterium divergens genome includes a window with the following:
- a CDS encoding ClbS/DfsB family four-helix bundle protein, which translates to MKNYETKQDLLDEIKKKHEKYDSEFDAIPEALKNTRIEEVDRTPSENLSYQIGWIQLLLSWETAEQKGLHVTTPTPDYKWNNLGGLYQSFYDKYGNLPLTAQRKLLQDSLTELYTLIESFSDDELFLPNQRSWATTKAMWPVWKWIHINTVAPFTNFRTKIRKWKKSVLIEKTLDN; encoded by the coding sequence ATGAAAAACTATGAAACGAAACAAGACTTACTTGATGAAATCAAAAAAAAACACGAAAAATACGATTCCGAATTCGACGCTATTCCCGAAGCTTTAAAAAACACCCGAATTGAAGAAGTTGACCGCACCCCTTCCGAAAATTTATCTTATCAAATTGGTTGGATTCAACTCCTTCTTAGCTGGGAAACAGCAGAGCAAAAAGGTCTCCACGTAACCACTCCGACTCCTGATTACAAATGGAATAATTTAGGCGGACTTTATCAATCTTTTTATGATAAATATGGGAACCTGCCCTTGACTGCGCAAAGAAAATTATTACAAGATTCATTAACCGAACTTTACACACTTATAGAATCCTTTTCTGATGATGAACTATTCTTACCTAATCAGCGTTCTTGGGCAACGACTAAAGCGATGTGGCCTGTTTGGAAATGGATTCATATCAACACAGTAGCTCCTTTTACAAACTTTAGAACAAAAATTCGTAAGTGGAAAAAAAGCGTTTTAATTGAAAAAACATTAGACAACTAA